A DNA window from Paenibacillus sp. HWE-109 contains the following coding sequences:
- a CDS encoding DUF7507 domain-containing protein, protein MAFVVRASTNATGAITFTGNTLGLSRSDTIAVPGTQDSIGAFTTINTALKYGTYPSGTTSLYTQNSSSAILTVPAGSTVLYAELIWGGSYINGNVDLSASINNAISFTTPAGTSSITPDTATRNEFNLGNDAFCYVRTANVTSLIQTGMAGTYTVGGVVGTIVIAGDATANHAGWTLAVIYQNPSLPFRNMSLRVGGVLVQATSAAVNTTITGFATPVTGALGGRALFSAQEGDANRTGDQALFGPTLATITALSGPNNFANNFFASQINNDTGALNTTGTFGNLNQTNGAPGTNIIGGRQGWDITNIDVSARLVNNQSSAILQLTTSGDAYVVNANAIQVDINAPKISVTKSASASGSIVGDVITYTVTISNTGTASAASIVLSDALPTGTTFVTGSVIQNGVAKPTYDITSGAPLGSLAFGSSFTVTYKATVTSVPASFSVANQAKAAFTFQSVAGGDIISGVIPSNTVTTPVYTPIIGIVKSASTANGSVGSTVTYTLQISNTGNIGAVLNVTDNIPAGTSFVANSFKVNGVTISNANPVTGVNIGTVAASGSSTVTFDVLVNSLPSPPQLVNQANSTYTFQVPDGRTISGSAASNTVTIPVTLPSVSAVKSASVIDAVIGDTFTYSTVIKNSGVASVTNVILTDPLPTGATFVPNSVIVGGVAKPSAAPGGGIAVGTITAGSSVTVTFQVTVVSLPSPAQLSNQATVSYSSGTFSGTTLSNTITTPIYQAIVSVSKSINSANATVGQTLTYTIVVNNQGNIAVQPTIVDTLTSTTSFVAGSVKIDGVASPSANPTTGIALGSLAPSGTRTVTFQIVLQNLPSPPRLTNQATANFTYQPPDGRTLSGSSLSNTTDIPASSPNVVVTKTVNLLYAALGEVLIYTLNISNSSPVQVSNLVLNDSLPTGLTFQAGSVTIDGVSKPSANPTSGFLIGSLNAGVTTQVVFQAAISSIPSPPLLTNRASLSFTSGSFSGAAFSNTITTVVQQPVLTLVKSPSSALAVLGDIITYTVDITNSGSAAATATFYDNIPVGSTFIVNSIIVDNMPFPGYNPVDGVLIGTIAAGVKRTVTFEVTVTSLPTPQQLFDMAVVGYTFTLTDGRSLAGSSLSNAVIIPVSAPNVSVMTTSNVSTAVQGDTVTYTTVVTNLGVENVNNVVLTSIPDVSTSFLPGSVIVNGIPMPNVDPSTGIPIGTLAPNASVTVTFEVKITMPTSQIVNQSAVSFTSGTFSGSSASNNVITPVIQPKIAAVKSANTSNATVGDTVLYSVVLTNTGNLQADVIVTDTIPVGTSFVSNSAIVNGTPQPGADPVSGINAGTLAAGGTTTVSFSVLINTLPSPQVLSNIATATYTFIPPDSRVITQAVTSNTVTFPVSAPNVAVVKSTLSTALTIGDTITYTTVITNNGIAAVTNVLFSDQIPAGGTFVPGSVVIINGPTFLVPPNPATGISLGTIAASASVTVSFKVVVTSLPNPAQLSNQSSVNFTSGALSSTTTSNTITTPVYQPNISVVKTANTINATVGDTVVYTLNVTNSGNYPAYIVLTDIIPANTSFQVNSVFVGNTPAPGADPAIGIQVGTVNPGITLPVSFAIIVDSLPNPQLLTNVATAALTFILPDNRTFNRSVQSNILTIPVSAPDVSIVKSTTVVDAVVNDIIPYTFIITNNGIAPISNVVFSDPLPSGEAFIPGSVVITGAPTPPVPPNPVSGIGLGSIAAGATVTITFNVRVTALPNPAQLNNQGTVSFTSGAFSAVTFSNTLTTPVYQPIIGTVKSSSSSNATIGDMLIYTLTISNTGNYPASISLVDTIPNGAVFAPNSVVINGTTQPGADPTVGIPFTSQAGATDVVTFGVTITTLPNPQVLANTATANYTFIPPDGRVIPGTSVSNTVTIPVSAPNVVIVKSSPQTDAVVGDTVTYSAVITNSGIETVNNVQFFDQLPAFTAFVPGSVTINGIVAPNANPTTGISLGSIIATGTVTILFSVTVTALPPSQQLSNQSSVSFTTGVFGTSTFSNTVVIPVYQPIIALLKGANTSNATVGDTIVYNLTLSNSGNLPAIATVTDPIPTGASFVPNSVLVNGVLQPGVDPATGINAGTIAPGGSVTVQITLNVTVDSLPNPQQLSNQATAVYTYSPPDGRQLSGSVSSNILVIPVSSPNVTVVKSTNVIDAIAGDTITYTVVVTNAGIEAVNNVVVTDPIPNGTLFIAGSVVVNGISRPTYNPGTGIPIGTIPVAGSVTVTFEVTVV, encoded by the coding sequence ATCGCTTTCGTCGTCAGGGCCTCAACCAATGCAACTGGCGCGATTACGTTCACCGGAAACACACTCGGCCTGAGCCGTTCGGACACGATAGCCGTACCAGGGACCCAAGACAGCATCGGGGCATTTACTACGATCAATACAGCCTTGAAGTATGGGACTTATCCGTCAGGAACAACGAGCCTGTATACGCAGAACAGTTCATCAGCCATTCTAACCGTTCCTGCTGGCAGCACCGTCTTATATGCAGAGCTGATCTGGGGCGGCTCTTATATTAATGGCAACGTGGACTTGAGTGCTTCCATCAATAATGCCATCTCCTTCACAACCCCAGCCGGAACGTCCAGCATTACGCCCGATACAGCTACAAGAAACGAGTTCAACCTAGGCAATGACGCCTTCTGTTACGTACGTACAGCGAATGTGACGTCCCTTATCCAAACAGGGATGGCGGGCACATATACGGTCGGCGGCGTAGTGGGTACGATCGTCATTGCCGGTGATGCTACAGCGAATCATGCCGGCTGGACACTGGCTGTCATTTATCAGAACCCAAGCCTGCCATTCCGCAATATGTCGCTCCGTGTAGGCGGTGTGCTCGTGCAAGCGACATCCGCTGCAGTGAATACGACGATTACCGGATTTGCTACGCCGGTAACCGGCGCTCTGGGCGGGAGAGCGCTGTTCAGCGCTCAGGAAGGAGATGCCAACAGAACCGGTGATCAGGCGTTATTCGGCCCAACTCTGGCAACAATCACAGCATTATCAGGACCGAACAATTTTGCCAATAACTTCTTCGCCTCGCAGATCAATAATGATACTGGTGCGCTTAACACAACCGGGACCTTCGGCAACCTGAATCAAACCAATGGTGCACCCGGCACCAATATTATCGGAGGCCGGCAAGGCTGGGACATTACGAACATCGACGTGTCCGCCCGGCTCGTGAACAACCAATCATCCGCCATCTTGCAGTTGACAACCTCAGGAGATGCGTATGTTGTTAACGCCAATGCCATTCAGGTTGATATTAATGCGCCCAAAATTAGCGTTACCAAAAGTGCCAGCGCAAGCGGATCTATCGTCGGAGATGTGATTACATACACCGTCACGATCAGCAACACAGGAACAGCTAGCGCGGCCAGCATTGTATTGTCTGATGCGCTGCCTACCGGTACAACGTTCGTCACTGGGAGTGTGATTCAGAACGGGGTCGCAAAGCCGACCTATGATATTACATCAGGCGCGCCTCTTGGTTCTTTGGCTTTCGGCAGCTCCTTTACAGTCACTTACAAAGCTACGGTGACCAGCGTGCCCGCTTCTTTCTCCGTTGCCAATCAGGCAAAGGCTGCTTTTACCTTCCAAAGTGTAGCCGGCGGGGATATCATCTCGGGGGTTATTCCCTCGAACACAGTAACAACTCCCGTATATACGCCGATCATAGGAATAGTAAAATCAGCGAGCACGGCTAACGGATCTGTTGGGAGTACCGTCACTTATACGCTGCAAATTTCCAACACAGGCAATATTGGCGCCGTCTTGAATGTCACCGATAATATTCCAGCAGGTACGTCTTTTGTCGCCAATAGCTTTAAGGTCAATGGAGTCACCATTTCGAATGCCAATCCAGTCACGGGAGTGAACATTGGAACGGTTGCCGCGAGCGGCAGTTCAACGGTTACTTTCGATGTTTTGGTCAACTCGCTGCCCTCCCCGCCCCAGTTGGTTAACCAAGCGAACAGTACCTATACTTTCCAGGTGCCGGACGGTCGAACGATTTCTGGAAGCGCCGCTTCTAATACCGTAACGATCCCAGTCACTCTTCCAAGTGTAAGTGCCGTCAAAAGCGCCTCCGTTATAGACGCCGTTATTGGAGATACATTTACATACAGTACCGTGATTAAGAATTCTGGTGTAGCAAGTGTAACCAATGTCATCTTGACCGATCCCCTGCCAACAGGAGCCACATTCGTTCCGAATAGCGTCATCGTAGGCGGTGTTGCGAAGCCTAGTGCGGCTCCAGGCGGCGGGATTGCCGTTGGGACCATCACTGCCGGAAGCTCAGTGACCGTCACTTTCCAAGTAACCGTTGTATCACTGCCGTCTCCTGCACAACTATCCAACCAAGCTACAGTCTCCTACTCGTCCGGTACTTTCAGCGGAACGACCTTATCCAATACCATCACAACGCCGATCTATCAAGCTATCGTCTCGGTAAGCAAAAGCATTAACAGTGCCAATGCGACCGTCGGGCAAACATTAACTTACACGATCGTTGTTAATAATCAAGGCAACATCGCTGTTCAGCCCACGATTGTAGATACCTTAACATCCACAACGTCATTCGTGGCAGGCAGCGTGAAGATAGATGGGGTGGCGAGCCCGTCTGCTAATCCAACAACAGGCATCGCACTAGGTTCTCTTGCGCCTTCAGGAACAAGAACGGTCACGTTCCAAATTGTGCTGCAAAATTTGCCTTCGCCACCAAGGCTAACGAACCAGGCAACCGCGAACTTTACCTATCAACCGCCGGATGGCCGGACGTTATCAGGAAGTTCCCTTTCGAATACAACGGATATTCCTGCCTCATCCCCTAATGTTGTCGTAACGAAAACGGTTAACCTTTTATACGCTGCTCTCGGTGAAGTTCTCATCTATACGCTTAATATATCGAACAGCAGTCCTGTGCAAGTCAGCAATCTTGTCTTGAATGATTCGCTCCCAACAGGTCTTACTTTTCAAGCAGGCAGTGTAACCATAGATGGGGTATCAAAGCCCTCCGCCAATCCAACGAGCGGTTTTCTCATTGGTTCTCTAAATGCCGGTGTTACGACACAAGTTGTTTTTCAGGCTGCTATCTCTTCGATTCCTTCACCGCCACTGCTTACGAACAGAGCCAGCCTTAGCTTCACGTCCGGCTCTTTCTCTGGAGCCGCTTTCTCCAATACCATAACAACGGTCGTGCAGCAGCCCGTTCTTACACTTGTCAAAAGCCCTAGCTCCGCACTGGCGGTGCTCGGCGATATCATCACCTATACGGTGGACATCACCAATTCGGGCAGCGCAGCGGCGACAGCCACGTTCTATGATAATATTCCTGTCGGCTCCACCTTCATCGTCAACAGCATCATCGTCGATAATATGCCTTTTCCGGGATACAATCCCGTTGATGGCGTGCTCATCGGAACGATAGCCGCTGGTGTTAAGCGCACCGTCACATTCGAAGTGACCGTGACTTCCTTGCCTACTCCTCAGCAATTATTCGATATGGCTGTTGTCGGCTACACGTTCACTCTCACGGATGGACGGTCGCTCGCCGGATCATCACTTTCAAATGCGGTAATCATTCCTGTCTCCGCTCCTAACGTTTCCGTAATGACTACGAGCAATGTCAGTACAGCAGTTCAAGGCGATACAGTCACCTATACCACCGTCGTCACTAACCTAGGTGTCGAGAATGTCAATAACGTGGTGCTGACCAGTATTCCCGATGTGAGCACTTCATTCCTTCCCGGCAGCGTGATCGTGAATGGCATCCCCATGCCGAACGTCGATCCGTCCACCGGTATTCCAATCGGTACACTGGCTCCTAATGCCTCGGTTACCGTGACTTTTGAGGTGAAAATCACAATGCCAACGTCACAAATCGTTAACCAATCAGCCGTCAGTTTTACATCGGGAACATTCTCTGGTTCCTCGGCCTCCAATAATGTCATTACTCCGGTCATTCAGCCGAAAATTGCTGCTGTTAAATCAGCCAATACGAGTAATGCCACTGTCGGCGATACTGTCCTGTATTCGGTTGTCCTAACCAATACAGGAAATTTGCAAGCTGATGTTATCGTGACCGACACGATCCCGGTAGGTACTTCATTCGTTTCGAACAGTGCCATCGTGAATGGCACGCCGCAACCAGGCGCTGATCCTGTCTCAGGGATCAATGCAGGAACCTTGGCAGCAGGCGGAACTACAACGGTGAGCTTCTCTGTTCTTATTAACACATTGCCTAGTCCACAAGTACTCAGCAATATTGCTACGGCCACTTATACGTTCATTCCGCCGGATAGCCGTGTTATTACGCAAGCCGTTACTTCCAATACGGTAACATTCCCTGTTTCTGCTCCGAACGTTGCGGTGGTCAAAAGCACACTATCTACAGCATTAACGATCGGAGATACAATCACATACACCACTGTGATAACGAATAATGGGATTGCTGCCGTTACGAATGTCTTATTTTCCGATCAGATTCCTGCCGGAGGAACTTTCGTCCCGGGAAGTGTCGTCATTATCAACGGCCCTACGTTCCTGGTTCCACCCAATCCCGCAACAGGTATCTCTCTGGGCACCATAGCAGCCAGCGCATCTGTCACGGTTTCCTTCAAAGTTGTTGTTACTTCATTGCCGAATCCTGCACAATTAAGCAACCAATCCTCGGTTAACTTCACATCCGGAGCGCTCTCTAGCACAACGACTTCCAATACGATTACGACTCCGGTCTATCAACCTAACATTTCTGTAGTCAAGACGGCAAACACAATCAATGCTACGGTGGGAGATACCGTTGTCTATACGCTAAATGTAACGAACTCAGGCAATTATCCTGCTTACATTGTGCTAACTGATATCATTCCAGCGAATACGAGCTTTCAAGTCAACAGTGTTTTCGTTGGAAATACACCTGCTCCTGGTGCTGATCCTGCCATTGGTATTCAAGTTGGCACGGTGAATCCGGGGATTACCCTTCCCGTTTCTTTCGCCATTATTGTCGATTCGCTGCCAAATCCACAACTATTGACCAACGTCGCTACTGCCGCACTTACGTTCATTCTTCCGGATAATCGGACGTTCAATCGATCCGTGCAGTCGAACATACTGACCATTCCTGTGTCGGCACCTGATGTCAGTATCGTCAAAAGCACGACAGTTGTAGATGCTGTAGTGAATGATATTATTCCTTATACCTTCATTATCACGAATAACGGGATTGCGCCAATCAGCAATGTTGTATTCTCAGATCCACTGCCCTCGGGAGAGGCCTTCATACCAGGCAGTGTGGTCATAACCGGAGCTCCTACACCACCAGTACCGCCAAATCCGGTCTCCGGGATTGGTCTGGGTTCAATTGCTGCTGGCGCAACTGTCACAATCACTTTCAATGTCAGAGTGACGGCATTACCGAATCCAGCTCAGCTTAATAATCAAGGAACTGTCAGTTTTACATCAGGTGCCTTCTCTGCCGTAACCTTCTCCAACACGTTAACAACGCCTGTCTATCAACCGATTATCGGCACGGTCAAAAGCTCAAGCTCTTCCAATGCCACAATCGGCGATATGCTCATCTATACATTAACGATTTCAAACACAGGCAATTATCCCGCATCCATATCGCTCGTAGACACAATTCCGAACGGTGCGGTATTTGCTCCCAACAGTGTCGTCATTAACGGAACTACACAACCTGGCGCCGATCCTACAGTCGGCATCCCGTTCACGTCTCAAGCCGGAGCAACGGACGTTGTCACATTCGGCGTAACCATTACCACATTGCCTAATCCGCAAGTCTTGGCTAACACAGCAACAGCCAACTATACCTTCATTCCGCCGGACGGCCGAGTTATCCCTGGTACATCTGTTTCCAATACGGTCACCATTCCTGTCTCTGCGCCAAACGTAGTAATCGTCAAATCATCCCCACAAACGGATGCAGTTGTTGGCGATACCGTCACGTACTCCGCTGTTATTACGAACAGCGGGATAGAAACCGTTAATAACGTTCAATTTTTTGATCAACTGCCCGCTTTCACTGCCTTTGTTCCTGGCAGTGTGACGATCAACGGCATCGTGGCTCCGAATGCAAATCCGACAACCGGCATTTCGCTTGGCTCCATTATAGCAACCGGCACCGTCACCATCTTGTTTAGTGTCACTGTCACAGCGCTGCCACCTTCCCAGCAGCTTAGCAATCAATCATCCGTCAGCTTCACAACCGGTGTTTTCGGTACATCTACGTTCTCCAACACCGTCGTTATCCCTGTGTACCAGCCTATTATTGCTTTGCTGAAAGGCGCGAACACTTCAAACGCAACAGTCGGTGATACGATTGTGTACAATTTAACCCTGAGCAATTCCGGCAATCTGCCTGCTATTGCCACGGTAACGGATCCCATTCCGACAGGAGCATCCTTCGTTCCGAACAGCGTGCTGGTCAATGGGGTTCTCCAGCCAGGGGTAGATCCAGCGACAGGAATCAACGCGGGAACAATCGCACCTGGCGGTTCAGTCACCGTGCAGATAACACTCAATGTAACCGTTGACTCCTTGCCGAATCCACAGCAATTGTCCAACCAAGCAACAGCCGTCTATACCTACTCACCACCGGATGGCCGCCAATTATCAGGCTCCGTTTCCTCCAATATTCTGGTCATTCCTGTCTCTTCGCCGAACGTTACCGTGGTGAAGAGCACCAATGTTATCGATGCTATTGCTGGCGATACCATTACGTACACAGTCGTTGTAACGAATGCAGGGATTGAAGCGGTTAACAATGTCGTCGTAACGGATCCAATTCCGAACGGTACGCTCTTTATCGCTGGAAGCGTCGTTGTCAATGGTATCTCACGACCAACCTATAATCCAGGTACAGGTATTCCAATCGGTACTATTCCAGTTGCTGGATCTGTCACAGTTACCTTTGAGGTGACGGTCGTATGA
- a CDS encoding DUF11 domain-containing protein, protein MTAGSEPTNHLLNQSVVRFSSGQMTSHAYSNIVDTPVVGPIIMMLKKANTTEAAIGQIITYEISISNKGNLDAQVTLLDTLPEGTSFVPNSVIVAGVPVPMSRPDVGIAIGTLQVNQTVGVIFQIIVLEVPPTMQLKNQATTTYFFQTPGGREVTGSSRSNTVNIPFGGTKIRFIKQANKSYTFVGDTVTFEFRIKNEGEQPINKTVFKDELPSNTVFVPGSVKIGYVSYPSASPMDGIPLGSISPGAEDILQFQVSILSVPSTGMISNYAVLTFMDGDYSVRTNSNTSTLDVYDPAISLVESVLQPRATLGDTLTFTMIVANQGNIAAEIRLSDFVPEGSSYEVGSMTVDGVPYDQAYISSGIYLGVLQPREEYVVTYLATVNSVGLSVNQQLLISQATALYVFRLPDEQTISNRLLSNLVSVELLRPIMDVMITASPQRAEPGSIITYRIRVSNTGNLAATNVLLYDWISQLVNLVPGSLRINSSVISLLNVDQPLQLGVVLPDTTVELTYLAAIVHHSNTRRIPLRAAARYIFQVNAPIHSGTVLSNEVVVLLEHADE, encoded by the coding sequence ATGACGGCCGGGTCTGAGCCAACCAATCACCTGCTTAACCAGTCCGTCGTAAGATTCAGTTCCGGTCAAATGACCAGCCACGCATACTCCAACATCGTCGATACTCCTGTGGTTGGTCCGATTATTATGATGCTCAAAAAGGCAAATACGACCGAAGCTGCCATCGGTCAAATCATTACTTATGAAATATCCATCTCCAATAAGGGTAACTTGGATGCACAAGTTACCCTTTTGGATACCCTGCCCGAAGGCACCTCCTTTGTTCCTAACAGTGTCATTGTTGCAGGTGTTCCTGTCCCTATGTCACGGCCTGATGTCGGCATTGCGATAGGCACGCTGCAAGTGAATCAAACCGTTGGCGTCATTTTTCAGATTATCGTTCTGGAAGTTCCTCCCACCATGCAATTGAAAAACCAGGCAACAACCACCTACTTCTTCCAAACGCCCGGAGGCAGAGAGGTCACGGGAAGTTCCAGATCCAATACGGTCAACATTCCTTTTGGCGGTACAAAAATCAGATTCATCAAACAAGCTAATAAATCCTATACCTTTGTGGGAGATACCGTTACATTCGAATTTAGAATTAAAAATGAAGGAGAACAGCCAATAAATAAAACCGTATTCAAGGATGAACTGCCATCCAATACGGTCTTCGTTCCAGGCAGTGTCAAGATTGGATATGTCAGCTACCCTTCTGCTTCCCCAATGGATGGCATCCCTTTGGGAAGCATCTCTCCTGGTGCGGAGGATATCCTTCAATTTCAAGTGAGTATTTTGAGCGTTCCTTCTACTGGAATGATTTCGAATTATGCCGTCCTAACCTTCATGGACGGCGACTATTCCGTTCGCACGAATTCCAATACATCGACATTGGATGTTTATGATCCTGCGATTTCCTTGGTAGAATCCGTCCTTCAGCCAAGAGCCACTTTGGGTGATACGCTAACGTTCACCATGATCGTTGCCAATCAAGGCAATATTGCCGCCGAAATACGCTTGTCTGACTTCGTTCCTGAAGGCAGCTCCTACGAAGTGGGCAGCATGACCGTCGATGGGGTTCCTTACGACCAAGCGTACATTTCCAGTGGGATCTACTTAGGGGTCCTTCAGCCACGTGAAGAGTATGTGGTTACGTATTTGGCCACCGTAAATTCCGTTGGTCTCTCGGTTAACCAACAACTGCTGATCAGTCAAGCAACCGCACTCTATGTCTTCCGTTTGCCGGACGAACAAACCATTTCCAACCGACTTCTCTCTAATCTCGTAAGCGTCGAATTATTGCGTCCTATTATGGATGTCATGATCACGGCTTCCCCACAGCGCGCAGAACCCGGATCCATCATTACCTATCGCATCCGTGTCTCCAACACAGGGAATCTGGCCGCTACGAACGTCCTTTTATACGACTGGATCTCACAGCTCGTGAACCTTGTCCCCGGTTCTTTGCGTATCAACAGTTCTGTCATTAGCCTATTGAACGTCGACCAACCTCTCCAACTTGGCGTCGTTCTGCCGGATACCACGGTTGAACTTACGTATCTGGCTGCTATCGTGCATCACTCCAATACAAGGCGCATCCCGCTTCGTGCTGCAGCCCGCTATATTTTTCAAGTTAATGCGCCTATCCATTCCGGTACCGTTTTATCGAATGAGGTTGTGGTACTGCTTGAGCATGCGGATGAGTAG
- a CDS encoding glycoside hydrolase family 2 protein, translating to MTNQPRADYPRPQFVRDSWLNLNGEWEFDFDDERVGSKEKWHLGNKPLSQKIQVPFAFQSQLSGIGSNEFHDVVWYRRDLEIPGTWQNKRIILHFGAVDYEASVWVNGVLVATHEGGHTPFHADITDALQKESNRLVVKAVDYSQDVTLPRGKQYWKTDSASIFYTRTTGIWQTVWMEAVAAEAYLDKVKITPDIDEKQVEFQFYIEGQEPQGKQQVKVGISYKGELVCEDTYLLKSNTGARKVRLNDFNDHGLGAWWTPEHPNLYDVTFTLLINEQVVDEVSSYFGMRKVSIEDGKLCLNNRPYFLKMVLDQGYFPDGNLTPPSDEAIRQDVELTKAMGFNGARKHQKLEDPRYLYWCDQLGLVVWSEAANAYEYSEKYVGRFTKEWLASIERDYNHPSIIAWVPLNESWGVPNIQIDKQQQQHALSMYHLTKSLDPMRPVISNDGWELVATDLFAIHDYEWREEVLTERYSSADKAVHAMPANRRLFVEGYPYEGQPILVTEFGGIAYKKSEWEGWGYSGADNDEDYEQKLRAVIRPLLNSGVVQGYCYTQLTDVEQEINGLLTYDRKPKVPVEVIKAINNRN from the coding sequence ATGACTAATCAACCCCGAGCAGACTACCCCAGGCCGCAGTTCGTCCGTGACAGTTGGCTGAATCTCAATGGCGAATGGGAATTTGACTTTGACGATGAGCGCGTTGGCAGCAAGGAGAAATGGCATTTGGGCAACAAGCCTTTGTCCCAGAAAATTCAGGTGCCCTTCGCCTTTCAAAGTCAATTAAGCGGAATCGGCAGCAACGAATTTCACGATGTTGTCTGGTATCGCCGAGACTTGGAAATCCCCGGTACATGGCAGAATAAGCGGATTATCCTGCATTTTGGCGCAGTGGACTATGAGGCATCTGTTTGGGTCAATGGCGTTCTCGTAGCCACTCATGAAGGTGGACATACACCGTTTCATGCGGACATTACGGATGCCTTGCAGAAGGAGTCGAATCGTTTGGTCGTCAAAGCCGTCGACTACAGCCAAGATGTCACGCTGCCAAGAGGCAAGCAATATTGGAAAACGGACTCGGCCAGTATTTTTTATACGAGGACGACGGGAATTTGGCAAACAGTCTGGATGGAAGCGGTAGCGGCAGAGGCTTATTTGGATAAAGTAAAAATCACCCCGGATATCGATGAAAAACAAGTGGAATTTCAATTCTATATCGAGGGCCAGGAGCCGCAAGGCAAGCAGCAGGTGAAGGTCGGGATTTCATACAAAGGGGAGCTGGTCTGCGAAGATACTTACTTACTGAAGTCGAATACGGGCGCGCGGAAAGTTCGCTTGAACGATTTTAACGATCATGGGCTGGGTGCTTGGTGGACACCTGAGCATCCTAATTTATATGATGTCACATTTACGCTGCTGATTAATGAGCAAGTCGTGGATGAGGTTTCGAGCTATTTTGGCATGCGCAAAGTTTCTATTGAAGATGGGAAGTTATGTTTAAATAATCGCCCGTATTTCTTGAAAATGGTGCTGGACCAAGGCTATTTCCCAGATGGGAATTTGACGCCTCCGAGTGATGAGGCGATCAGACAAGATGTTGAGCTTACGAAGGCGATGGGCTTTAATGGCGCGCGCAAGCATCAAAAGCTGGAAGATCCGCGATATTTGTATTGGTGTGATCAGTTAGGTCTGGTCGTTTGGAGTGAAGCAGCCAATGCTTATGAATATTCCGAGAAGTATGTAGGACGCTTTACGAAAGAATGGCTGGCTTCGATCGAGCGGGATTACAATCATCCATCGATTATCGCTTGGGTGCCGCTGAATGAGAGTTGGGGCGTGCCGAATATTCAGATAGATAAGCAGCAGCAGCAGCATGCGCTCAGCATGTATCATCTGACGAAATCGCTGGATCCGATGCGTCCTGTCATTTCCAACGATGGCTGGGAGCTTGTGGCAACTGACTTATTCGCCATTCATGATTATGAGTGGCGGGAAGAAGTACTGACGGAGCGTTACAGCTCGGCAGATAAAGCAGTGCATGCGATGCCGGCGAACCGTCGCCTATTTGTTGAAGGCTACCCCTATGAAGGCCAGCCAATTCTGGTCACCGAATTCGGCGGTATCGCCTACAAGAAGAGTGAGTGGGAAGGCTGGGGCTACTCTGGCGCGGATAATGATGAGGATTACGAACAGAAGCTGCGCGCAGTCATTCGACCGCTGCTGAACTCCGGTGTAGTTCAAGGTTATTGTTATACGCAGTTAACAGATGTGGAACAAGAGATTAACGGACTGTTGACTTATGATCGGAAGCCTAAGGTTCCGGTTGAGGTTATCAAAGCGATTAATAATCGGAACTAA